In Aedes albopictus strain Foshan chromosome 3, AalbF5, whole genome shotgun sequence, the following are encoded in one genomic region:
- the LOC109403459 gene encoding protein obstructor-E → MKLLVVYTIALVAGIHAAVQVDKECVGIRNGSTFRVKNDCSKYYTCTGGKFVGSQCPAGLYWDQVHRVCSTSNLVSCNIGPFAPEPVAPELPVAPIAPVVPVHPEVPVWTTAPIIITTAVIPIDIENTEIELDEYKCPKNGVSSVAHKDSCSKYVMCFDGVPVVQDCAPGLHFDAHSGQCTYPIYAKCGLQDRICPMWNDPFKMIFIADRFDCAKYYYCYNGEPHENSCAQGLHWDPVNNWCTPIEKSHCTNFTPYREVYEPLLTPKTVSCSDTSAHWVDHPKSCRHYYLCYKGKAMLKRCDEGLFWDNDAGSCNYGAITNCRK, encoded by the exons ATGAAACTTCTCGTGGTATACACGATTGCCCTGGTGGCAGGTATCCACGCAGCAGTTCAAGTCGACAAAGAGTGTGTTGGAATCCGTAATGGAAGTACATTCAGGGTTAAGAACGATTGCTCCAAATACTATACTTGTACGGGCGGAAAATTTGTAGGGAGCCAATGTCCAGCTGGGCTCTACTGGGACCAAGTTCATCGCGTTTGTAGTACTTCCAACTTGGTTTCTTGTAACATAGGGCCGTTTGCACCTGAGCCAGTAGCTCCTGAGCTACCAGTGGCACCAATCGCTCCGGTGGTTCCGGTGCATCCTGAAGTTCCAGTTTGGACTACCGCACCTATAATCATTACTACTGCGGTCATCCCAATTGACATTGAAAATACAGAAATAGAACTGGATGAGTACAAATGTCCTAAAAATGGCGTCTCAAGTGTTGCTCATAAGGACAGCTGCTCGAAATACGTGATGTGCTTCGATGGCGTACCGGTCGTTCAGGACTGCGCTCCCGGACTCCATTTCGATGCTCACTCTGGCCAGTGCACTTATCCCATCTACGCCAAATGCGGCCTCCAGGACAGAATTTGCCCGATGTGGAATGACCCCTTCAAAATGATCTTCATCGCTGACAGATTTGACTGCGCCAA GTACTACTACTGTTACAACGGTGAGCCCCATGAGAATAGCTGTGCCCAGGGACTTCATTGGGATCCGGTTAACAACTGGTGTACACCGATTGAGAAATCCCATTGCACCAACTTCACACCATACAGAGAAGTGTACGAGCCACTGCTGACCCCGAAAACGGTTTCCTGTTCGGACACTTCCGCACACTGGGTAGACCACCCGAAAAGTTGCCGCCACTACTACCTTTGCTACAAGGGCAAAGCCATGCTGAAGCGCTGCGATGAAGGTCTATTCTGGGACAACGATGCTGGTTCGTGCAACTACGGTGCCATCACTAACTGCAGAAAGTAG